In one Lolium rigidum isolate FL_2022 chromosome 3, APGP_CSIRO_Lrig_0.1, whole genome shotgun sequence genomic region, the following are encoded:
- the LOC124699966 gene encoding 63 kDa globulin-like protein, protein MAIRATIPLLFLLASGLLFAGAVGTSREEESRRGEHSLRECQQRCERDRPSYQRAQCVQECRDQHQQWEHEQSHGRGHRGDREHEREQEQGRGDREQEQEQGRGRRGDREHEQSHGHGRRGDREHEREQEQGRGDREQEQEQGRGRHGDREQEHEQGRGRRGDREQEQEQGRGRRGNHQREGQQEQDSRRPYVFGPRSFRSIVRSDQGFIEALRPFNEESRLLRGIKNYRVAIMEVNPRSFVEPGYTDADGIGYVAQGEGVLTVIENGEKRSYTVRQGDVVAAPAGSMMHLANTDGRRKLIIVKILNTISVPGQFQYFLGESLVSSLSKRVQRAAFKASEERLEKLFGRKGKKQGFIVRASPEQVRELRHHASEGGQSHHWPFGGDSRSTYNLLEQRPTIANRHGRLYEVDAHSFRALADQDVRVSFANITAGSMTAPYYNTQSVKISVVLEGEGEVEIVCPHLSQDSERHQQGQSEREHQQRGHGSESESESEQQQQEKYQTIRARVSRGSALVVPPGHPAVAISSSRGSNNLQIVCFEINAQKNERVWLAGKNNVLGKLDRPAKELTFGAPAREVDEVLEAQQEEGFFAGPEQQQGHGEEEWRHRGRGEEAVESFLRMATGAF, encoded by the exons ATGGCGATCAGAGCAACTATCCCTCTCCTCTTCCTTCTCGCGTCCGGTCTCCTCTTTGCCGGTGCTGTCGGGACCTCcagggaggaggagagcaggcGCGGCGAGCACTCGCTGCGCGAGTGCCAGCAGCGGTGCGAGAGGGACCGCCCGAGCTACCAGCGCGCCCAGTGCGTGCAGGAGTGCAGGGACCAGCATCAGCAATGGGAGCACGAGCAGAGCCATGGCCGCGGCCATCGCGGCGACCGTGAGCATGAGCGTGAGCAGGAGCAGGGTCGCGGCGATcgtgagcaggagcaggagcaaggTCGCGGCCGTCGCGGCGACCGTGAGCACGAGCAGAGCCATGGCCACGGCCGTCGCGGCGACCGTGAGCATGAGCGTGAGCAGGAGCAGGGTCGCGGCGATcgtgagcaggagcaggagcaaggTCGCGGCCGTCACGGCGATCGTGAGCAGGAGCACGAGCAAGGTCGCGGCCGTCGCGGCGACcgtgagcaggagcaggagcaaggTCGCGGCCGTCGCGGCAACCATCAGCGTGAGGGGCAGCAGGAGCAGGACAGCCGCCGGCCGTACGTGTTCGGCCCACGCAGCTTCCGGAGCATCGTCCGGAGCGACCAGGGCTTCATCGAGGCACTTCGCCCGTTCAACGAGGAGTCCAGGCTCCTCCGCGGCATCAAGAACTACCGCGTCGCCATCATGGAGGTCAACCCACGCTCCTTCGTCGAGCCGGGGTACACCGACGCCGACGGCATCGGCTACGTTGCTCAAG GCGAGGGGGTGCTGACGGTGATCGAGAACGGCGAGAAAAGGTCCTACACCGTCCGTCAGGGCGATGTCGTCGCGGCGCCGGCCGGGTCGATGATGCACCTGGCCAACACCGACGGCCGGAGGAAGCTGATCATCGTCAAGATTCTCAACACCATCTCCGTGCCCGGCCAGTTCCAG TATTTCTTGGGCGAGTCGCTCGTGTCAAGCTTGAGCAAACGCGTCCAGAGAGCTGCTTTCAAG GCTTCGGAGGAACGGCTGGAGAAGCTGTTCGggaggaaagggaagaagcaggggTTCATCGTCCGCGCCTCCCCGGAGCAGGTCCGGGAGCTGCGCCACCACGCGTCCGAGGGCGGCCAGAGCCACCACTGGCCGTTCGGCGGCGACTCCCGTAGCACCTACAACCTACTGGAGCAGAGGCCAACCATCGCTAACCGCCATGGCCGCCTCTACGAGGTCGACGCCCACAGCTTCCGCGCCCTCGCCGACCAGGACGTCCGCGTCTCCTTCGCCAACATCACCGCT GGTTCCATGACCGCTCCCTACTACAACACGCAGTCCGTCAAGATCTCCGTGGTGCTGGAAGGCGAGGGCGAGGTGGAGATCGTGTGCCCGCACCTGTCGCAAGACAGTGAGCGCCACCAACAGGGTCAGAGCGAGCGGGAGCATCAGCAGCGAGGACATGGCAGCGAGTCGGAGTCTGAgtcggagcagcagcagcaggagaagTACCAGACGATCCGCGCGCGCGTGTCCCGCGGCTCGGCGTTAGTGGTGCCTCCCGGCCACCCCGCCGTTGCAATCTCTTCGTCCCGCGGCAGCAACAACCTCCAGATCGTGTGCTTCGAGATCAACGCCCAGAAGAACGAGAGAGTGTGGCTCGCCGGGAAGAACAACGTGCTGGGGAAGCTGGACAGGCCTGCCAAGGAGCTGACGTTCGGCGCGCCCGCGAGGGAGGTTGACGAGGTGCTCGAGGCCCAGCAGGAGGAGGGCTTCTTCGCCGGACCAGAGCAGCAGCAGGGGCATGGGGAGGAGGAATGGCGCCACCGTGGTCGTggggaggaggcggtggagagTTTCCTGAGGATGGCGACCGGTGCTTTCTGA
- the LOC124696965 gene encoding non-specific lipid-transfer protein EPAD1-like: MEGFLLRRLLLVAALLPAAAATFGPQPGAPCEPTLLATQVSLFCAPDMPTAQCCEPVVAAVDLGGGVPCLCRVAAEPQLVMAGLNATHLLTLYTSCGGLRPGGAHLAAACQGPAPPAAIVFAPPPSPAPRRKQPAHEAPPPPPSTDRPSPPPQQRDGAAHAKAVPAAPATSPLAPTAAIAPAAPQPPHSGASSEGITCAILIVIIGIIIWSFRQH, from the exons ATggagggcttcctcctccgccgcctgctcctggtggccgcgctgctcccggccgccgccgccaccttcggGCCGCAGCCGGGCGCGCCCTGCGAGCCCACCCTCCTCGCCACCCAGGTCTCCCTCTTCTGCGCGCCCGACATGCCCACCGCGCAGTGCTGCGagcccgtcgtcgccgccgtcgacctcGGCGGCGGCGTCCCCTGCCTCtgccgcgtcgccgccgagccgcAGCTCGTCATGGCGGGGCTCAACGCCACCCACCTCCTCACCCTCTACACCTCCTGCGGAGGCCTGCGTCCCGGTGGCGCACACCTCGCCGCCGCATGCCAAG GACCCGCTCCCCCCGCCGCCATCGTCTTCGCCCCACCGCCGTCTCCCGCGCCTCGCCGCAAGCAGCCAGCAC ATGAGGCACCTCCCCCGCCGCCGTCCACCGACAGGCCGTCCCCGCCGCCTCAGCAGCGCGACGGCGCCGCCCACGCCAAGGCCGTCCCCGCCGCTCCGGCTACTTCCCCGCTCGCGCCCACTGCTGCCATCGCCCCGGCAGCGCCCCAGCCACCACACTCCGGCGCGTCGTCCGAGGGGATCACCTGCGccatcctcatcgtcatcatcggCATCATCATCTGGAGCTTCCGCCAGCACTGA
- the LOC124699967 gene encoding protein CDC73 homolog produces MDPLSVLREYAGRGDLDKIIFTGDDILFGSDYSFPANVPTAFASKQSGRPYPLSAAVFLAQHNDLKHTDFLQAARLRRIPPVSLPDRKTFLDFLQFGHNTLPTEPLLPSSLPSFTQEAHPPPPPEEPDDDEASTAHVRAIERPLKDRNSILDARGRDFLAIYHAVLRREEERVRNKDSAPSAGRTEPSAAAAALANPKADKSLGDGFVPIILVPSASQTLITIYNVRDFLEDFVFVPSDEKVRALKGSPKPECVTVQKKHVRGERAGGAGGPVAFEVRDKPASLKTDDWARVVAVFVLGKEWQFKDWPFKDHVDIFNKVIGFFVRFEDDSVDSAKVVKQWNVKIISISKNKRHQDRPAALEVWERLEEFVRRTLK; encoded by the exons ATGGATCCCCTCTCCGTGCTCCGGGAGTACGCCGGCCGCGGCGACCTGGACAAGATAATCTTCACCGGCGACGACATCCTCTTCGGCTCCGACTACTCCTTCCCCGCCAACGTCCCcaccgccttcgcctccaagcagTCCGGCCGCCCCTACCCGCTCtccgccgccgtcttcctcgcccaGCACAACGACCTCAAGCACACCGACTTCCTCCAggccgcccgcctccgccgcatcccgccCGTCTCCCTCCCGGACCGCAAGACCTTCCTCGACTTCCTCCAGTTCGGCCACAACACCCTCCCCACCGAGCCCCTCCTCCCGTCCTCCCTCCCGTCCTTCACCCAGGaggcccacccgccgccgccgccagaggagcccgacgacgacgaggccTCCACCGCCCACGTCCGCGCCATCGAGCGCCCCCTCAAGGACCGCAACTCCATCCTCGACGCCCGCGGCCGCGACTTCCTCGCCATCTACCACGCCGTGCTGCGCCGCGAGGAGGAGCGCGTGCGCAACAAGGACAGCGCGCCGTCCGCGGGCCGGACCGagccctccgcggccgcggccgccctCGCGAACCCCAAGGCCGACAAGTCCCTCGGCGACGGGTTCGTGCCCATCATACTGGTGCCCAGCGCGTCGCAGACGCTGATTACGATCTACAACGTCAGGGACTTCCTCGAGGACTTCGTCTTCGTGCCCAGCGACGAGAAGGTGCGCGCGCTCAAGGGGAGCCCGAAGCCTGAGTGCGTGACGGTGCAGAAGAAGCATGTCCGCGGGGAGAGGGCCGGCGGAGCTGGGGGTCCGGTGGCGTTCGAGGTGAGGGACAAGCCGGCTTCGCTCAAGACCGACGATTGGGCGCGAGTGGTGGCCGTGTTTGTCCTAGGGAAGGAGTGGCAGTTCAAGGACTGGCCCTTCAAGGATCATGTAGACATCTTCAACAAGG TTATTGGTTTCTTCGTACGCTTTGAAGATGATAGTGTGGATTCAGCGAAAGTGGTCAAACAGTGGAATGTGAAAATCATATCT ATAAGCAAAAATAAGAGGCATCAAGACAGACCAGCTGCTCTTGAGGTATGGGAGCGGCTGGAGGAATTTGTGCGGCGCACACTTAAGTGA